One Hemitrygon akajei chromosome 21, sHemAka1.3, whole genome shotgun sequence genomic region harbors:
- the LOC140714408 gene encoding peroxisomal N(1)-acetyl-spermine/spermidine oxidase-like isoform X2: protein MATADGDLGPGRDCNIVIVGCGIAGIAAAQRLMEHGFGRVRIVEARERCGGRIWSRGFGLVEIGAQWIHGPSKQNAVFQLAGQYGLLDETAMSEENQAVQLDTHLPAVTTCYTSSGKRIDPEIAASIEDLYSTLCLKSREFFQSKKEPVQSLGEFLKCEIAQCAESWKDNEELCSLKLALLNVEFKLECCMAGTDSLDLLALQPYGEYMMLPGIDCTFPRGFNSLIDEMMKPLPKNLVSFNKPVKCIHWNGSFETPAALKQSYPVVVECEDGESIPADHVIVTVPLGFLKEHYKTFFYPPLPPSKTNSIQKMGFGTNDKIFLEFDEPFWEPEYDLIKLVWEDESPLNDRPPDLQKTWFRKILGFIVLKPAERYGHVLLAVLAGQEANLMEQLSDSDIKDCLTQIIHQFTGNPSIPPPKSIVRSKWHSDRFTKGSYSYVEVGSSGDDIDVIAQPLPSTSAEEQPLQVLFAGEATHRTFYSTTHGALESGWREADRLRDYYLHHCNVKG, encoded by the exons ATGGCTACCGCTGATGGTGACCTCGGACCGGGCCGGGACTGCAACATCGTCATCGTGGGCTGCGGAATCGCGGGGATAGCGGCAGCGCAGCGGCTGATGGAGCACGGCTTCGGCCGGGTGCGCATCGTCGAGGCAAGGGAGCGGTGCGGCGGCCGCATTTGGAGCCGCGGCTTCG GTTTGGTTGAAATTGGAGCACAGTGGATCCACGGCCCCTCGAAGCAGAACGCTGTATTTCAGTTAGCTGGCCAATACGGTCTTCTGGATGAAACAGCAATGTCCGAGGAGAACCAGGCAGTACAACTAGACACTCACCTGCCGGCCGTGACAACCTGTTACACCAGCTCTGGGAAGAGAATAGACCCAGAGATAGCAGCTTCCATAGAAGATCTATATTCAACGCTGTGCCTGAAAAGTAGAGAATTCTTCCAATCAAAGAAAGAACCTGTCCAGAGTCTGGGCGAATTTCTTAAGTGTGAAATAGCTCAGTGTGCAGAGAGTTGGAAAGACAATGAGGAACTGTGCAGTCTTAAACTGGCCCTGCTGAATGTGGAATTTAAACTGGAATGTTGCATGGCAGGCACTGACAGTTTGGATCTGTTGGCACTACAGCCGTATGGTGAATACATGATGCTGCCTGGGATTGACTGCACTTTTCCAAG GGGATTTAACAGCCTCATTGATGAAATGATGAAACCCCTGCCAAAGAACTTAGTGTCATTCAACAAGCCAGTTAAATGCATCCATTGGAATGGTTCCTTTGAAACACCAGCAGCTCTGAAACAGTCTTACCCGGTTGTAGTGGAGTGCGAAGATGGCGAAAGTATACCAGCAGATCATGTTATAGTCACTGTCCCTTTAG GCTTCCTCAAGGAACATTACAAAACTTTCTTCTACCCCCCACTTCCTCCCAGCAAAACCAATTCAATTCAGAAAATGGGTTTTGGAACAAATGATAAAATCTTTCTTGAATTTGATGAGCCATTTTGGGAGCCAGAATATGATTTAATCAAACTGGTCTGGGAGGATGAATCTCCGTTAAATGATCGGCCGCCAGACCTGCAGAAGACCTGGTTTAGGAAGATCCTTGGTTTTATTGTCCTTAAACCAGCTGAAAG GTATGGCCATGTCCTCTTAGCTGTGCTGGCAGGGCAGGAAGCCAACCTAATGGAGCAGTTATCAGACTCTGATATTAAAGACTGTTTGACACAAATCATACATCAATTTACAG GAAACCCCTCAATACCTCCACCAAAGAGTATAGTACGATCAAAATGGCACAGTGATCGGTTCACAAAGGGATCCTATAGTTATGTCGAAGTTGGCAGTTCGGGTGATGATATAGATGTTATTGCACAACCTCTCCCATCAACGTCTGCAGAGGAACAG
- the LOC140714408 gene encoding peroxisomal N(1)-acetyl-spermine/spermidine oxidase-like isoform X1: MATADGDLGPGRDCNIVIVGCGIAGIAAAQRLMEHGFGRVRIVEARERCGGRIWSRGFAKGLVEIGAQWIHGPSKQNAVFQLAGQYGLLDETAMSEENQAVQLDTHLPAVTTCYTSSGKRIDPEIAASIEDLYSTLCLKSREFFQSKKEPVQSLGEFLKCEIAQCAESWKDNEELCSLKLALLNVEFKLECCMAGTDSLDLLALQPYGEYMMLPGIDCTFPRGFNSLIDEMMKPLPKNLVSFNKPVKCIHWNGSFETPAALKQSYPVVVECEDGESIPADHVIVTVPLGFLKEHYKTFFYPPLPPSKTNSIQKMGFGTNDKIFLEFDEPFWEPEYDLIKLVWEDESPLNDRPPDLQKTWFRKILGFIVLKPAERYGHVLLAVLAGQEANLMEQLSDSDIKDCLTQIIHQFTGNPSIPPPKSIVRSKWHSDRFTKGSYSYVEVGSSGDDIDVIAQPLPSTSAEEQPLQVLFAGEATHRTFYSTTHGALESGWREADRLRDYYLHHCNVKG; encoded by the exons ATGGCTACCGCTGATGGTGACCTCGGACCGGGCCGGGACTGCAACATCGTCATCGTGGGCTGCGGAATCGCGGGGATAGCGGCAGCGCAGCGGCTGATGGAGCACGGCTTCGGCCGGGTGCGCATCGTCGAGGCAAGGGAGCGGTGCGGCGGCCGCATTTGGAGCCGCGGCTTCG CAAAAGGTTTGGTTGAAATTGGAGCACAGTGGATCCACGGCCCCTCGAAGCAGAACGCTGTATTTCAGTTAGCTGGCCAATACGGTCTTCTGGATGAAACAGCAATGTCCGAGGAGAACCAGGCAGTACAACTAGACACTCACCTGCCGGCCGTGACAACCTGTTACACCAGCTCTGGGAAGAGAATAGACCCAGAGATAGCAGCTTCCATAGAAGATCTATATTCAACGCTGTGCCTGAAAAGTAGAGAATTCTTCCAATCAAAGAAAGAACCTGTCCAGAGTCTGGGCGAATTTCTTAAGTGTGAAATAGCTCAGTGTGCAGAGAGTTGGAAAGACAATGAGGAACTGTGCAGTCTTAAACTGGCCCTGCTGAATGTGGAATTTAAACTGGAATGTTGCATGGCAGGCACTGACAGTTTGGATCTGTTGGCACTACAGCCGTATGGTGAATACATGATGCTGCCTGGGATTGACTGCACTTTTCCAAG GGGATTTAACAGCCTCATTGATGAAATGATGAAACCCCTGCCAAAGAACTTAGTGTCATTCAACAAGCCAGTTAAATGCATCCATTGGAATGGTTCCTTTGAAACACCAGCAGCTCTGAAACAGTCTTACCCGGTTGTAGTGGAGTGCGAAGATGGCGAAAGTATACCAGCAGATCATGTTATAGTCACTGTCCCTTTAG GCTTCCTCAAGGAACATTACAAAACTTTCTTCTACCCCCCACTTCCTCCCAGCAAAACCAATTCAATTCAGAAAATGGGTTTTGGAACAAATGATAAAATCTTTCTTGAATTTGATGAGCCATTTTGGGAGCCAGAATATGATTTAATCAAACTGGTCTGGGAGGATGAATCTCCGTTAAATGATCGGCCGCCAGACCTGCAGAAGACCTGGTTTAGGAAGATCCTTGGTTTTATTGTCCTTAAACCAGCTGAAAG GTATGGCCATGTCCTCTTAGCTGTGCTGGCAGGGCAGGAAGCCAACCTAATGGAGCAGTTATCAGACTCTGATATTAAAGACTGTTTGACACAAATCATACATCAATTTACAG GAAACCCCTCAATACCTCCACCAAAGAGTATAGTACGATCAAAATGGCACAGTGATCGGTTCACAAAGGGATCCTATAGTTATGTCGAAGTTGGCAGTTCGGGTGATGATATAGATGTTATTGCACAACCTCTCCCATCAACGTCTGCAGAGGAACAG